A single genomic interval of Pyrus communis chromosome 5, drPyrComm1.1, whole genome shotgun sequence harbors:
- the LOC137735185 gene encoding uncharacterized protein translates to MDETMKQFQKSLIEVETEAEHLLLARNQMVENDRVRNGNREALTSLRKIARTTKTSVPSPFESIMKEIGGPQSKPLVKEVCPTCGNHDSNDHTWMMFPGTDVFARIPFHAAHTILETEQEQLDLDSRRLQGIVKEKSLVISGKGALADKICPGVLKSLVTLTDKPK, encoded by the exons ATGGATGAGACCATGAAGCAGTTCCAGAAAAGCTTAATTGAGGTCGAGACTGAAGCTGAGCATCTCCTTCTAGCTCGAAACCAG ATGGTTGAAAATGACAGGGTGAGGAATGGGAACAGAGAAGCACTTACATCTCTGAGGAAGATAGCTCGGACAACCAAAACTAGCGTTCCATCCCCTTTCGAGTCAATAATGAAGGAGATTGGGGGGCCTCAATCAAAACCTCTGGTGAAGGAGGTATGCCCTACCTGTGGCAACCATGACTCAAATGACCATACTTGGATGATGTTCCCGGGAACTGATGTCTTTGCAAGGATTCCATTTCATGCTGCCCATACCATCTTGGAGACAG AACAAGAACAACTTGATTTAGACTCTAGAAGGTTGCAAGGCATTGTGAAGGAGAAATCCCTTGTGATTTCGGGCAAAGGTGCCCTTGCTGATAAGATCTGTCCGGGTGTGCTGAAGTCCTTGGTAACGCTGACAGACAAACCAAAGTGA